The DNA segment TCATGCCATGTGTCAACTGACATGGCATATCCTATCAAGCTCAAAGCCAACAAGATGATGCCACGTGTGAAATGATGTATCAATCCTAGACTAAAACAGTGACCAATCAAGAGTTGCCAAGTGTCTAAAATGACATGTCTTGTCCAATCACAAGCAAGCTTATCACATAACTTATGTGATAAGTTTGATGACTCACATGAGCCAATCAGAATCAAGCAAGAGAGTTCATATTTAGTTGGACTGTCCATcctctacaactataaatagaggggttacatAACTCTATGGGGACATTCAGAATTGGAAAAGAGCATTCCGCAATTGGTAAAGGCATCCACAAACAGAGAGATCAATCATCAAGTGCATAGTTCCTCAACAAAGGAGTGATCAACGGAGTTCTTTCCAGAGATCAATCCATAACAACAAAGTGCCGCTCGATGTTTTTGGCGattaaatacatcacaaggaGGTCTGCATCATCCTACATTCAAGAAAGACTCTTCTCAagccctcgaatcacggagaattttagagaggagaatcaagggatacatagaattgtactcataaatatttatcaataaattctattttttattcatattatttttgttgcaatttattttgtCGTACTACGAAAATTTGTTGCGAACAGATTTTGGCATGCTTAGTGGGACCAATTCTACCCTTTATCTCTCCTTCTTGCAAGTTGAAAACTATAAACTTCAGATCTACTACTGCAATGGCCTTTTGCAAGTGTGATGATATTTCATGCAGAGATGCTATTGTTGCCGCATCCGCTGAGCTCAATCATGTTGGACCAATAACATGGATCAAGTTCAAGGATAGTGGCTTGGATGGATCCGAATACTTTGCCTCCTTGGAGATGGCAAAGAAGAGCAGATCTCATGTGACATCTGCAACCGCAATCTTTGGGGGCAATACCACATTCTCGCTATTTGACGAACTTTCTCAAACAGCCTCCAACCTTGGTGAATTTGAGGATTTGGTGGAATCTCCAGTTTTATCAAAGGTCAACGCCTTAATGACTGATGCAACTAACGTGGATGAAAAGTTTTCCATGATGGAACAGACTAtagaagtcttgaagaaatccgTTGAAGACAAACACCTTCAAATCGCTCAACTCATGAACAAATTGGAGGCCTATGTACCTGAAGAGTCCAGCCACGTCACTCCTCGTTCACATGGCTCCACCTCGAAAATGTTGAGGAATTGCTTGCCAAGTTCaacattcaaaaggaaaagcacTCCGCTTCAGTTGCAGCGTTATCTGTCCAACAATTGCAAGACATGATAACAAATACCATCAAAGCTCAATATGGCGGACCATCACAAAGTTTGTTGTACTACTCTAAGCCGAATACTAAGCGGATTGATTTTCTAACCATGCCAACCAATTATCAACCACCAAAGCTGTATCAATTTGATGGTAAAGAAAACCCAAGGCAACATATTGCTCACATTGTCGAGACTTGTAGCAATGCGGAATGCATGGTGAACTTTTGGTAAATCAATTTGTTCATTCGCTGAAAGGAAACACATTTGATATGTATATTGACTTGGATCCCAAGTCTATTGATAGTTGGGAGCAACTTGAGAAGGAATTCCTCAATCATTTTTATAGTACCCGAAGAACTGTAATCATGATAGAGCTGACAGGCACCAAGCAAAGGAAGGACGAATCTGTGGTGGATTACATCAATCGTTGGAGAGCGTTAAGTTTGGACTGCAAGGATAGCCTTTTAGAAATATTTGTTGTGGAGATATGCATTCACGGAATGCACTAGGGTCTTTTGTACATCCTACAAGGGATCAAACCATAAACTTTTGAAGAACTTTCAACGCGAGCTCACGACATAGAGTTAAGCATCGCAAGTCATGGAAAGGCATCTCCATTTGCTGATCAGAaggagttcaagaaaaatattgCATCAAAGCACCAAACCAAAGAATCTATAGCAGTGAAAGCAACTTCCGTGAAAGTCTCGGCCAAGAAAAAAAGGTAAAGGAGGATAAAACCACAAGTCAATATCCCTAAGAGGATAAACGTCGTCCCACCTTGAAGGAATTAGAGGAAAAGGTTTATCCATTTCCAAATTCAAAAGTACCCACAATCCTTGATGAATTGCTGGCCAAGAAAGTCATCGATCTCCCTGAATCAAAAAGGCCTGAGGAAATTGGTAAAGTTGGTGATCTGAAATACTGCAAATTTCATCGCGTCATTAGCCACCCTACAGAGAAATTTTTCATCTTGAATGAGAAAATCATGGCTCTTGTAAGTGAAGGAAAAATCATCATAGACATGGATGAAATAGCATAAGCAAATCATGCAAGTATCACGCTCAAGGAAAAGGAGTAGTCAAGGTTGCAGAACATGTCAAGCATTGCCTTCTTACAATTTGGAAGTTTCGAGCCCGTTGAAGTTGATCTTCCAAGGAAAACTCTTAAAGGTTCACTAGAGCTGGACACTCAGTCCAAAGACAAAGACGATGAGGGTTGGACTCTAGTCATTCACAAGAAATGAAAACATCAAGCAGTTTTGAGGCTACGACTTCCTAAGCCAAGAGCAAAAATAAGTGATGTGGATAAGCTACAACCACCAAGAATTATCAAATCTTCTATTAGCAAGAATATTAACGGTGACTTATCGCCGAAGTTTTGAAAGCCCATCACATTGCATGAATTCTTCCTAGAAAATTCCTTCATGGAGGTCACATTGGTGCAACTCATGTAGTTTCTAGTACTGATGAAACAAAGGAAAGCAACGATGAGCTTGCTCCAATGAAAACAAAAGAACATCATGATAACGGAAAAGTTGTCACATGTTTTGCAACAATTTCCGTCACAGATGATGACTTGCTACTGGGGTCTAAGCCACATAACAGACCTTTGTTCGTTGTAGGGCCATTAGGGAACAATATCTCAATCGCATACTTTGTTGATGATAGTTCGGCTATCAACATCATACCGAAGATGGTGCTAAAAAATCTTGGGATCTCTATCGATGAGCTATCCAAAAGTAATCTAACAATCCAAGGTTTCAAACAAGGAGGACAATGAGCCATAGGTATGATCCGCGTACGATTATCCATTGGTGAGATAAAATCAAACACCTTGATTCACATCATAGATGCCAAAACATCATACAACTTGTTGCTTAGACGTCCTTGGATTTATGAGAATGGAGTGTTATCGTCTATTTTGCATCAATGTCTGAAGTATAGAAGGAATGGAGAGATAGTCAAAATTGATGCAGACATCAATTCTTTCACTGAGACGGAGTCATACTTTGCAGATGCAAAATTCTACCTAGTTTCTTGTGAACCGAGTGTGGAGAAACCATCATCAGTCGATAAAGCTGATGTGAAGTCAGAAGAAGAAAATGAGGCTCAATGGGCTACCGCCAAGCTTCCTAAGAAGAGAACTGAAGAAGTCTCCATTAAGATATCATCATCTGAAGGTGACATACAGACAAAGACTCCTAAGGAGCATCTGATTTTTCGCTATGTTCCGCGTAAGCATCGAAAGAAAGGGCATCCTTTTTTACAGGAATGTACTCCAAAGAAGCGAATGAGTCACAAAGCTATCCAACATTTGAAGGAGCATATGATTGTCCCAGTTGCACAAATCCCATCCGTGAGTTGTGAGTCTACTAAAGGCAATCTCCTAgctgataaaataaaagggaactTTGATCCTAAGGCTTTCATACTGCTTGAAAAGTCTGGTTACAACTTTTCAAATCCATCAAGACTAGGAGAACTCAAAGATGAAGCCATTGGTGAAAAGATACATGGGCTTACTGAGTCCCAAATGAGGTTGAGAAAGCAAGGGCACTACGTCGCTACTCCTAAGTTTGGGTTAGGATTCCATTTGGCAGAGCCTTTTCGAATTTCATCTAAGAGAAACAAAGAGATAGCTTCATCGCAACACACCTCGGTAGAGGATACGAAGGAAGTTAAAgacaagaaaataaaacaaactgCTTCAGTGTTTGATCACATTGAAGGCTCAACACCTTGTGCCTTATTATTTGAAAGGCTAGGTCACAAAAGTGAATGTGTATCTCCCAAACATCTAAAGGGTGTGGTTGATATCTCAAAGACCTCTATCTTTTGTCACTTGGGAACTACGAAGAAGTCACCATCTAGAAATAAGTTGTCAAAACATGAGGAGCACGGTCACTGTGATGTTGTTGTTGACAAGGAAATCTATAGTACTTTCCCATCACGTATGAAGAGGAAGTCCATTTTGTCAATATCTACAGATGGTCCGCTGAAGGTGAAAATGAGTAC comes from the Nicotiana tabacum cultivar K326 chromosome 14, ASM71507v2, whole genome shotgun sequence genome and includes:
- the LOC142169006 gene encoding uncharacterized protein LOC142169006, with the translated sequence MIRVRLSIGEIKSNTLIHIIDAKTSYNLLLRRPWIYENGVLSSILHQCLKYRRNGEIVKIDADINSFTETESYFADAKFYLVSCEPSVEKPSSVDKADVKSEEENEAQWATAKLPKKRTEEVSIKISSSEGDIQTKTPKEHLIFRYVPRKHRKKGHPFLQECTPKKRMSHKAIQHLKEHMIVPVAQIPSVSCESTKGNLLADKIKGNFDPKAFILLEKSGYNFSNPSRLGELKDEAIGEKIHGLTESQMRLRKQGHYVATPKFGLGFHLAEPFRISSKRNKEIASSQHTSVEDTKEVKDKKIKQTASVFDHIEGSTPCALLFERLGHKSECVSPKHLKGVVDISKTSIFCHLGTTKKSPSRNKLSKHEEHGHCDVVVDKEIYSTFPSRMKRKSILSISTDGPLKVKMSTIVYTCQPHRETRKEEGAMPTIQGSQREKLEFVETSHYITVEDSPCLEINDDVHEAPPQLEDGGKSTIDELKELNLGTLEDPRPTFISELLTPQEEDEYFKLLTEYKDVFAWSYKEMPGLSPKVVVHHLGIKCAARPMKQS